From Paenibacillus graminis, a single genomic window includes:
- a CDS encoding glycoside hydrolase family 88/105 protein translates to MTNEILLQKIGLVVDKLMNLGGSDYEKDKTVVQADTKLGIVQRDFGIEEWDWPQGIGLYGLYKLQKYYSDHRYLEFFQNWYSRNLEIGLPSKNINTTAPYLALVQLLDQLEPSSQLEQLCREHADWLVHELPKTKEGGFQHTVTAIGNRDGIHLHNGQLWIDTLFMAVLFLNQAGRKFNRPEWEYEAQHQILLHIKYLFDKHTGLLFHGWSFERNDNFGSIFWCRGNSWFTYGIVDYLETCQDTISPGIRQFLVDTYKAQVNALVSLQAASGLWHTVLQDPTSYEEVSGSAAIAAGILKGIKAGILDSSYQAAADKAIQSVCQNISGDGTVLNVSAGTGMGLDKDHYQNIALMPMAYGQSLALIALYEALK, encoded by the coding sequence ATGACAAATGAGATACTGCTTCAAAAAATTGGACTGGTAGTAGACAAGCTTATGAATCTGGGTGGTAGCGACTATGAAAAGGATAAAACTGTGGTTCAGGCCGATACAAAATTAGGGATTGTGCAACGGGATTTCGGAATTGAAGAATGGGACTGGCCTCAGGGCATCGGTCTTTATGGTCTTTACAAGCTACAGAAGTATTACAGCGATCACCGCTATTTAGAATTTTTTCAAAATTGGTATTCCCGTAATCTAGAGATTGGACTGCCTTCAAAAAACATTAATACGACAGCTCCTTATTTGGCTTTGGTTCAGCTCCTGGATCAGCTTGAGCCTTCCAGCCAACTGGAACAGCTATGCCGGGAACATGCGGACTGGCTCGTTCATGAGTTGCCCAAAACCAAAGAAGGAGGCTTTCAGCATACGGTCACTGCCATTGGCAATCGGGATGGAATTCACTTGCACAATGGACAGTTATGGATTGATACGCTCTTTATGGCAGTTCTGTTTCTGAACCAGGCCGGGCGCAAGTTTAACCGGCCGGAGTGGGAGTATGAAGCTCAACACCAGATTTTGCTCCATATCAAGTATTTGTTCGACAAACATACCGGCCTGTTATTCCACGGCTGGAGTTTCGAACGCAATGATAATTTCGGCAGTATCTTCTGGTGCCGCGGAAATTCTTGGTTCACCTATGGTATCGTCGATTACCTGGAAACTTGCCAGGATACGATTAGCCCGGGTATCCGGCAATTTCTGGTTGATACGTATAAAGCTCAGGTCAATGCCTTGGTTTCACTCCAGGCTGCTTCCGGTCTTTGGCATACCGTCCTGCAGGACCCAACCAGCTATGAAGAGGTATCCGGATCGGCCGCAATTGCCGCGGGTATTCTAAAAGGCATTAAAGCCGGTATTCTGGATTCCTCATATCAGGCTGCGGCAGACAAGGCCATTCAGTCGGTGTGTCAAAATATTAGCGGAGATGGAACCGTGCTGAATGTGTCGGCCGGAACCGGTATGGGATTGGATAAAGACCATTACCAGAACATTGCCCTCATGCCAATGGCATACGGACAGTCCTTGGCTCTTATTGCATTGTATGAAGCTTTAAAATAA